In Peromyscus maniculatus bairdii isolate BWxNUB_F1_BW_parent chromosome 21, HU_Pman_BW_mat_3.1, whole genome shotgun sequence, one DNA window encodes the following:
- the LOC102903588 gene encoding sperm motility kinase X-like, with protein sequence METIKRHNSKTREEVSMQLDLKASTSQEENLTDHYIILRTLGKGTFAEVKLACHLHTEVQVAIKILENGENNDHINKTEIDIVKMLDHPNIIKVFHIINTEEHIYMVMEHASRGDLVSHIEKVGCLQEEQAQHIFTQIVCAVHYCHKNGIAHRDIKLDNILLDGKGNIKLCDFGLAIRVTSGQRSKGFCGTLEYCAPELFTDTEYDARAVDIWSLGVVLYTMVTASFPFKARTYSDMKEEMLNPCYYLPSTLSQNIVNLIVQLFTMMPEQRPNISDIMQHQWFKDREEFWQLPLSSETYSTIPNPSLVVAMWGMGYDPKDISDCIREKKFNNIMATYLILKHESAQDHTNYAVKPMQACVAMSPVDAFTSLPPQRRLSEPSLHTFALLDKHLMQDEKRSWKKGSRRLSMPTTLCFQQKGDNPPHSVPKYSPEVTHLMSTLTVGSLNCKGLSSRCAFSEGISSAQYLSWEAPQEMNTLKNCSYTQKKPSVKKYKEAPQGVTTTATHGTQRSSLQATFKSNFEAVPPEGKTTPSASGLSQGWKRVKKRIGNWVRLLCCCLPTSRRHHVSEKEVAPLEVESSAGTLMQQHGVPRIPFCVS encoded by the coding sequence atggaaaccatcAAGAGACATAATagcaagaccagagaggaggtgTCAATGCAGCTGGACCTGAAGGCCAGCACCTCTCAAGAGGAGAACCTTACAGATCATTACATCATACTCAGGACCCTTGGCAAAGGGACCTTTGCTGAGGTGAAGCTGGCCTGCCACCTCCACACAGAGGTGCAGGTTGCCATCAAGATCCTGGAAAATGGAGAGAATAATGACCACATCAACAAAACTGAAATCGACATTGTGAAGATGCTGGACCACCCAAACATCATCAAGGTGTTCCACATCATCAACACCGAAGAGCATATCTATATGGTGATGGAGCATGCTTCTCGGGGAGATCTGGTGAGCCATATTGAGAAAGTGGGCTGTCTGCAGGAGGAGCAGGCCCAGCACATCTTCACTCAGATTGTGTGTGCTGTTCACTACTGCCATAAGAATGGCATTGCACACAGGGACATCAAACTAGATAACATCCTGCTGGATGGCAAAGGAAACAtcaagctgtgtgactttggcctGGCCATCAGAGTCACCTCTGGGCAGAGGTCCAAGGGATTCTGTGGCACGCTTGAATATTGTGCTCCAGAACTCTTCACTGACACAGAGTATGATGCAAGAGCGGTGGACATCTGGAGCCTGGGAGTGGTGTTATATACAATGGTGACAGCATCCTTCCCATTCAAAGCAAGGACCTATTCAGACATGAAGGAGGAGATGCTGAATCCCTGCTACTACCTTCCTTCCACACTTTCTCAAAACATTGTAAACCTCATTGTGCAGTTATTCACTATGATGCCTGAGCAGAGACCCAATATAAGTGACATTATGCAGCACCAGTGGTTCAAGGACAGAGAAGAATTTTGGCAACTCCCACTATCCTCAGAGACATACAGTACCATCCCAAACCCCAGCCTTGTGGTGGCTATGTGGGGCATGGGCTACGATCCCAAGGATATTAGTGATTGTATACGTGAGAAAAAATTCAATAACATCATGGCCACGTACCTAATTTTAAAACACGAGTCAGCCCAGGACCACACTAACTATGCTGTGAAGCCTATGCAGGCCTGTGTTGCCATGTCACCAGTAGATGCTTtcacttcccttcctcctcagAGGAGACTGAGTGAGCCTTCCCTTCACACCTTTGCCTTGCTGGATAAACACCTGATGCAGGATGAGAAGAGATCATGGAAGAAGGGGAGCAGAAGGCTGAGCATGCCTACCACCCTGTGCTTCCAGCAGAAGGGGGATAACCCTCCCCACTCAGTCCCCAAGTATTCTCCTGAGGTTACTCACCTCATGAGCACTTTAACAGTAGGTAGCTTGAATTGCAAGGGACTGTCCTCAAGATGTGCATTCTCTGAGGGCATTTCTTCTGCACAGTATTTGTCCTGGGAGGCACCCCAGGAAATGAACACCCTAAAGAATTGCTCATACACTCAGAAGAAACCATCTGTAAAGAAGTACAAGGAGGCACCTCAGGGTGtgaccaccactgccacccatgGAACCCAGAGGTCTTCCCTTCAGGCAACGTTCAAAAGCAACTTTGAAGCTGTCCCTCCTGAAGGTAAAACTACACCATCTGCCAGCGGTCTATCTCAAGGCTGGAAAAGGGTTAAGAAGAGAATTGGGAACTGGGTGAGACTCCTGTGCTGCTGCCTGCCAACCTCACGGAGACACCATGTTTCTGAGAAGGAAGTGGCACCACTGGAAGTGGAGAGCAGTGCAGGTACACTCATGCAGCAACATGGGGTGCCCAGGATAcccttctgtgtttcttaa